In one window of Photorhabdus laumondii subsp. laumondii DNA:
- the trmL gene encoding tRNA (uridine(34)/cytosine(34)/5-carboxymethylaminomethyluridine(34)-2'-O)-methyltransferase TrmL: MLNIVLFEPEIPPNTGNIIRLCANTGFQLHLIQPLGFTWDDKRLRRAGLDYHEFANIKQHHDYFAFLENEGLTGASSARLFALTTKGTPAHSAVSYQAGDYLMFGPETRGLPPYVLDNMPPQQKIRIPMLANSRSMNLSNSVAVVVFEAWRQLDYQGAIIRE, encoded by the coding sequence ATGCTAAACATCGTCTTATTTGAACCTGAAATCCCACCGAATACCGGTAATATTATTCGCCTTTGTGCTAATACCGGATTTCAATTGCATCTGATTCAGCCCCTAGGTTTTACCTGGGATGACAAAAGGCTACGTCGAGCCGGGCTGGATTACCATGAGTTTGCCAATATTAAGCAACATCATGATTATTTTGCTTTTTTAGAGAATGAAGGATTAACAGGAGCATCTTCTGCTCGTTTGTTTGCTCTCACAACAAAAGGAACTCCGGCACATAGTGCTGTAAGTTATCAAGCAGGCGATTATTTGATGTTTGGGCCGGAAACCAGAGGGTTACCACCTTATGTATTGGATAATATGCCACCACAACAAAAAATTCGTATCCCAATGCTAGCAAACAGTCGCAGTATGAATCTTTCCAATTCAGTGGCTGTTGTTGTTTTTGAAGCCTGGCGGCAACTAGATTATCAGGGCGCTATCATCAGAGAATAG